The Terriglobales bacterium genome contains the following window.
GTGATGCCGATGATGCAGGTAGATGTGCCGACCACGTTCACCATGTCGTCAGTGCGGCATCCCGCGCCAATGGCATCCCAGTGCGCGTCGAAGGCCCCGACCGGAATGGGAATTCCTGCTTTGAGACCCAGCTTCTCTGCCCAGTGCGGCGAGAGCTTGCCCTCGATCTGATCGGAAGTAGCGTACTCGCCCTGCAGTTTTCCGCGGACTCCGGCGAGCAGCGGATCGACTTTTACGAGAAACTCTTCCGGCGGCAGTCCTCCCAAATCGGCATTCCACAGCCACTTGTGACCCATGGCACAGATGCTGCGCTTGACCTTGGCTGGATCGGTAATGCCGCACAGCGTGGCGGCGATCATGTCGCAATGCTCGAATGCGGAAGCGAACTGCGCGCGCTTGTCAGGATTGTGGCGCAGCCAGTGCAGGAGCTTTGAGAATCCCCACTCCGACGAGTAGACGCCGCCGCACCACTCAATTGCCTTCAGCTTTTCGCGGTGCGCAGCATTGGTGATCTCCTCGGCTTCGCCTTTGGCGCGATGGTCGCACCACAAGTAGTACTCACCGAGGGGCTGCATGTTTTTATCGACAGGAATGACGGAGGAGCCCGTGGTGTCGAGCGCGATGGCTGCAACCTGATCCCCAGAAACGCCGGCTTTCTTCAGCACATCGCGCATCGCTGAAGCCAGGGCGCGCAGATGATCCTCGTGCGATTGCGTCGCGTATTCGGGATCGTCGCGGCGGCGGTGCAGCGGATATTCGGCAATTGCCGAGTCGAGTAATCCGCGCTCGCTATCTACCAGCGACACGCGGACACTCAGTGTTCCAAAATCGACTCCAGCTACGATGGACATCAGTGAGCCCCGTGCGGTCAGTACCGTCTGCGGTAGCAGACGGGTCAGTCACTCACCCACCCGCTACCGCGGGCGGTACTGACTTAGGTGTTGTCCTTCGGACGGAACATCAGACAGTAGATGCCACCCAGAACAATGAGCAGCGCGCCCCACCAGACAGCCGCGTGCAAATTCGAGAGCACTGTGTCGGGAGGATGAGACCATTCTGTAAGCCCGCTAACCAAGATGAGCACTCCATAAATAAAGAGGAGGAGTCCCACAAAAAACCAGACCGGAATGATGCGATGTTT
Protein-coding sequences here:
- a CDS encoding ribulokinase, with translation MSIVAGVDFGTLSVRVSLVDSERGLLDSAIAEYPLHRRRDDPEYATQSHEDHLRALASAMRDVLKKAGVSGDQVAAIALDTTGSSVIPVDKNMQPLGEYYLWCDHRAKGEAEEITNAAHREKLKAIEWCGGVYSSEWGFSKLLHWLRHNPDKRAQFASAFEHCDMIAATLCGITDPAKVKRSICAMGHKWLWNADLGGLPPEEFLVKVDPLLAGVRGKLQGEYATSDQIEGKLSPHWAEKLGLKAGIPIPVGAFDAHWDAIGAGCRTDDMVNVVGTSTCIIGITPSVNLVPGVCGVVQGSVHPGRTGIEAGLSAVGDIFNAIATRAGTDVATLTKGLESYRAGQTGLLRLTWDNGDRTVLVNPNLRGITLGWNLQSTAADELFAAIEGTAFHTRVILDRMAKHGVMIKRVINAGGIPQKNDVLNRVYANVLGRPVLVPAKSVVSLGSAIFAFLAAGTFKTVEEAQDKICPPNKVFEPDRSEQPFYERLYKVYSRLYFDFGQRSGVFGDVLPALIEVAASQSKAEPKRSSATTESAN